The following proteins come from a genomic window of Candidatus Zymogenus saltonus:
- a CDS encoding transglycosylase SLT domain-containing protein — MKGFFEIMKKARYFILIFLSLILFVVFQFSCVKRISRFQPGDEFLYVLSLMSEKKYDALLIEVDGMNLSSLKEPQANKIAYMAAMAAMKQGKLDTAEIYLKYCLANYREMEDYAVYNLSILYSTTGSYEQALKLGERLLNEHPDSVWNREMTVKIADYLVGIGKPEKALEIYDDFLKSNKKSKQYPIVLFKKGKTLDSMGKMEEAKLIYKSVWLEYPADETAGMAFIALTKIGGLSNITEGELKRRIDTLYDANCYNSALNAITEMPALLGTAKERLKTRSELEFIRAKCYYGKRDYRKASEILNSLVKNNKDLPPKLPYNLLLFWQAKTYDKMDKDGLAISAYLKIYNSGPRNTLADDALYLAARTYEEIKDYDNALLYYKKYLKSYSHSGRIKEVLWYIGWIYYVKGDYKAAEAYFDRMTNSYKGKSEYPQYLYWKARALEEQFKVEEAMAIYRTLIDKYSYTYYNYQAIERLKGMGISVTIRPRSDKFDQNFWSPGLMRYTKFTSDERITSHLKKSLELMSMNMNDLASLELDLIVERCVGDPELLIEVARLLRYSGDYYTPVVIANRYFKNYLDEYIPGENDLYWQMKYPEAYKGEVVKLCKENEIEPAFIYSVMRAESLFQPGVYSWAGAVGLMQIMPATGREIAEGISHEDFEVKDLLDHRTNLKFGVYYLKGLMREFGDDKVLALCGYNAGPGNARKWKKNADPKMEMDEFIENIPYSETRAYVKRILQFYSIYRSLYEGENIIE, encoded by the coding sequence ATGAAGGGATTTTTTGAGATTATGAAGAAGGCGAGATATTTCATTCTAATATTTCTCTCCTTGATCCTTTTTGTTGTCTTCCAGTTCTCCTGCGTAAAGAGGATCTCCCGCTTTCAGCCGGGCGATGAGTTTCTGTACGTCCTGTCGCTCATGTCGGAGAAGAAGTACGACGCGCTCCTCATTGAAGTCGACGGGATGAACCTCTCGTCCCTGAAGGAGCCCCAAGCCAACAAGATAGCGTACATGGCGGCTATGGCCGCTATGAAACAGGGCAAGCTCGACACCGCCGAGATATACCTCAAGTATTGTCTCGCAAATTATCGGGAGATGGAGGACTACGCTGTCTACAACTTGTCGATACTCTATTCCACCACGGGAAGCTACGAGCAGGCCTTGAAGCTTGGGGAGAGATTGCTAAACGAACATCCCGACAGCGTCTGGAACAGAGAGATGACCGTAAAGATCGCCGACTATCTGGTCGGCATCGGCAAGCCCGAAAAGGCTCTTGAAATCTACGACGACTTCCTCAAATCTAACAAAAAATCGAAACAGTACCCCATAGTCCTCTTTAAAAAGGGGAAGACCCTCGATTCGATGGGGAAAATGGAGGAGGCAAAGCTCATCTACAAGTCGGTGTGGCTGGAATATCCGGCCGACGAAACAGCAGGAATGGCCTTTATTGCCCTGACGAAGATAGGCGGGCTTTCCAACATAACCGAGGGTGAGCTGAAAAGGAGGATAGACACCCTATACGATGCCAACTGCTACAACAGCGCGCTTAACGCCATAACCGAGATGCCGGCGCTTTTAGGGACCGCAAAGGAGAGGCTCAAGACAAGAAGCGAGCTGGAGTTTATCAGGGCCAAGTGTTACTACGGAAAGAGGGACTACAGAAAGGCGTCCGAGATTCTAAACAGCCTTGTAAAGAACAACAAAGACCTCCCCCCGAAGCTCCCGTATAACCTCCTCCTCTTCTGGCAGGCAAAGACGTACGACAAGATGGACAAGGACGGCCTTGCAATATCGGCCTACCTCAAGATATACAACTCCGGCCCCAGAAATACCCTTGCCGACGACGCCCTCTATCTCGCCGCCAGGACGTATGAAGAGATAAAGGACTACGACAATGCGCTCCTCTATTACAAGAAATACCTGAAGAGCTATTCCCACAGCGGGAGGATAAAAGAAGTACTCTGGTACATAGGGTGGATATATTACGTCAAGGGGGACTACAAGGCCGCGGAAGCCTATTTTGATCGAATGACAAACAGCTACAAGGGCAAGAGCGAGTATCCCCAGTATCTCTACTGGAAGGCGAGGGCCCTTGAAGAGCAGTTCAAAGTAGAAGAGGCGATGGCTATCTACCGGACGCTGATCGATAAGTACAGCTACACCTACTATAACTACCAGGCGATAGAGAGGCTCAAGGGCATGGGCATTTCCGTGACGATCAGGCCGAGGAGCGACAAATTTGATCAGAACTTCTGGTCGCCGGGCCTCATGCGCTACACCAAGTTTACATCGGACGAGAGGATAACATCCCACCTCAAGAAGTCGCTGGAGCTGATGTCGATGAACATGAACGACCTGGCGTCGCTGGAGCTGGATCTGATTGTCGAAAGGTGCGTTGGAGACCCGGAGCTTTTGATCGAGGTGGCGAGGCTTCTCAGGTATTCCGGGGATTACTACACCCCTGTTGTGATAGCGAACAGGTATTTCAAAAACTATCTGGATGAATATATACCGGGAGAAAACGACCTTTACTGGCAGATGAAGTACCCCGAGGCGTACAAGGGGGAGGTGGTAAAACTCTGCAAGGAAAACGAGATAGAGCCTGCCTTCATATACTCCGTAATGCGGGCAGAGAGCCTCTTCCAGCCGGGGGTCTACTCCTGGGCCGGGGCCGTTGGACTGATGCAGATCATGCCCGCCACCGGAAGGGAGATAGCAGAGGGCATCAGCCATGAGGATTTCGAGGTGAAGGACCTCCTCGATCACAGGACGAACCTCAAGTTCGGCGTTTACTACCTAAAGGGGCTTATGAGAGAGTTCGGCGACGACAAGGTCCTCGCCCTTTGCGGATACAATGCCGGCCCCGGAAATGCAAGGAAGTGGAAGAAAAACGCCGACCCTAAGATGGAGATGGACGAGTTCATAGAGAACATTCCCTACTCGGAGACGAGGGCGTACGTCAAGAGAATCCTGCAATTTTACAGTATATACAGGTCCCTGTATGAAGGCGAAAATATTATCGAATAG
- a CDS encoding response regulator, translating to MDAKENKDRKLVMKGVLSVLSLPGLIQTINTRKKVQIVLKPEAQKKGSLYFQDGKIIYASVGDVIFGKKAFFRMMGWIDIPFEMFELANFSKDIEPNIDMDTNELILDGTRHLDETHQLETKLPLYYKIRPGDTKGLDLTDNERKILEIIGPQDFVKNILNRSNSDDLSIYRLLVQLYEKNAISLLRTKMLIIDDNRFFADIINDVVDKIFKNLFVTHVVDTGEKGIAIIEGPSKPDLILSDLIMEGKDGFDVIESAKKNSIPIIILTSERRDKDKITATGAEYMHKSVLGTDEFTDFFKKVLFKILTIDH from the coding sequence ATGGATGCCAAAGAAAACAAAGACAGAAAACTCGTCATGAAGGGCGTACTCTCCGTGCTCTCCCTTCCAGGGCTGATCCAGACGATAAACACAAGAAAAAAGGTTCAGATAGTTTTGAAGCCGGAGGCGCAAAAGAAGGGCTCCCTCTATTTTCAAGACGGTAAAATAATTTACGCCTCCGTCGGCGATGTTATATTCGGGAAGAAGGCCTTTTTCAGGATGATGGGCTGGATAGATATCCCCTTCGAGATGTTTGAGCTTGCAAACTTCTCGAAGGATATAGAGCCGAATATAGACATGGATACCAACGAGCTGATTCTGGACGGAACCCGACACTTGGACGAGACACATCAACTCGAAACGAAGCTCCCCCTTTATTACAAGATAAGACCAGGCGACACAAAGGGATTGGACCTGACTGATAATGAGAGGAAGATCCTTGAGATCATAGGCCCTCAGGACTTCGTGAAGAACATACTGAATAGAAGCAACAGCGATGACCTCTCAATCTATCGTCTTTTGGTACAGCTGTACGAAAAAAACGCAATATCATTGCTGCGCACAAAAATGCTTATCATAGACGACAACAGGTTTTTTGCGGACATCATAAATGATGTTGTGGATAAAATATTCAAGAACCTTTTTGTCACCCACGTCGTAGACACCGGTGAAAAGGGGATCGCGATTATAGAAGGCCCAAGCAAGCCCGACCTCATCCTGTCAGATCTAATAATGGAGGGCAAGGACGGCTTTGACGTAATTGAGTCGGCAAAAAAAAATAGTATCCCTATAATAATCTTGACTTCCGAGAGGAGAGATAAAGACAAGATCACGGCTACCGGCGCGGAATACATGCATAAATCGGTCCTGGGAACCGATGAATTTACAGACTTTTTTAAAAAGGTCCTTTTTAAAATATTAACCATAGACCATTAA
- the miaB gene encoding tRNA (N6-isopentenyl adenosine(37)-C2)-methylthiotransferase MiaB, producing the protein MSADDLHKWGKTERGPRSVYFRTFGCQMNVHDSERMRGLLSRDGITAVDSPHDADIIIINTCSVREKPEEKTYSEIGRYRRLKEKKEGLVIGVTGCVAQQKGEEIVRRFPYVDLVLGTKNVGAISNIISEIVSGKKPIVKTEFHDNNCIEPFEPFPRDPDNYTAFVTVIQGCNNFCSYCIVPYVRGREMSRPSTDITDEIKSLIDTGIVEITLLGQNVNSYSDPKNGLRFPELIRKISKIDGIYRIRFVTSHPKDMSDDLISCFKEIETLSSHIHLPVQSGSNKIIKMMNRGYTVEDYIDKIERLRSVRSDLAVTTDIIVGFPGEDVSDFEGTLSVMEKVEFDNAFSFKYSERPGTAAARLEDDVSPNEKSRRLEVVQDLQKRLTMKSNLKNIDSIYDVLATGLSIKDPEEITGRSDQNKIVNFKGTESAIGSVVPVKIKKAFNNSLWGEVIQP; encoded by the coding sequence ATGTCTGCCGACGATCTACATAAATGGGGGAAAACCGAAAGGGGGCCAAGGAGCGTTTATTTCAGGACGTTCGGGTGTCAAATGAACGTTCACGACAGCGAGCGGATGAGGGGGCTTCTCTCCCGGGACGGCATTACTGCGGTTGACTCCCCGCATGACGCCGACATCATCATTATCAACACGTGCAGCGTCAGGGAAAAGCCGGAGGAGAAGACTTACAGCGAGATCGGGAGGTACAGGAGACTCAAGGAGAAAAAGGAGGGTCTTGTAATCGGGGTGACCGGCTGCGTTGCCCAGCAGAAGGGGGAAGAGATCGTAAGGCGCTTTCCCTACGTGGATCTCGTTTTGGGCACCAAAAACGTCGGGGCGATATCCAATATCATATCGGAGATCGTATCCGGGAAAAAGCCGATAGTGAAGACCGAATTTCACGACAACAATTGTATTGAGCCATTTGAGCCGTTCCCCAGAGACCCCGATAATTACACGGCCTTTGTCACGGTCATCCAGGGATGCAATAACTTTTGCTCCTACTGCATCGTCCCCTATGTCAGGGGAAGGGAGATGTCGAGGCCGTCAACCGACATCACAGACGAGATAAAATCCCTGATAGATACAGGTATTGTAGAGATAACGCTCCTGGGCCAGAACGTGAACTCCTATAGCGACCCTAAAAACGGCCTCCGATTTCCGGAGCTTATAAGAAAAATTTCCAAGATCGACGGCATCTACAGGATCAGGTTTGTGACGTCGCACCCAAAGGATATGTCCGACGATCTTATCTCCTGTTTCAAGGAGATCGAGACGCTCTCGTCCCATATTCATCTTCCGGTTCAGTCCGGATCGAACAAGATAATCAAAATGATGAACAGGGGATACACGGTCGAGGACTATATCGATAAAATCGAGAGGCTAAGATCGGTCAGGAGCGACCTTGCCGTCACCACCGATATAATCGTCGGCTTTCCGGGCGAGGATGTTTCCGACTTTGAAGGGACGTTATCGGTGATGGAGAAGGTCGAGTTCGACAATGCATTTTCCTTCAAATACTCCGAGAGGCCGGGAACGGCCGCCGCAAGGCTCGAGGACGACGTCAGTCCAAACGAAAAATCCAGGAGGCTTGAAGTAGTACAGGATCTTCAGAAAAGGCTCACCATGAAATCCAATTTAAAAAATATAGATTCCATATACGACGTTTTGGCAACGGGCCTGAGCATCAAAGACCCCGAAGAGATAACAGGAAGATCAGACCAGAACAAAATAGTCAACTTCAAGGGAACGGAAAGCGCAATCGGCTCTGTTGTTCCTGTGAAAATAAAAAAGGCTTTCAATAACTCCCTCTGGGGGGAGGTTATTCAGCCATAA
- a CDS encoding bifunctional nuclease family protein, with amino-acid sequence MAKEMKISGLAIDPVSSVPIVILKDKEEKSTVPIWIGLLEASAIATVLEDIKFSRPMTHDLFKNVMNTLDVKIEKIVVNDLKDNTYYAKIYLSSGGKGFEIDSRPSDAIAIALRTEAKIFMEESVIEKSRKIDLTRPEDLHSEEAKKKWAEILDNLDPDDFGKYKM; translated from the coding sequence ATGGCAAAAGAAATGAAGATAAGCGGTCTGGCAATCGATCCCGTATCCAGCGTTCCTATTGTCATACTCAAAGACAAAGAGGAAAAAAGCACGGTCCCGATATGGATTGGGCTATTGGAAGCAAGCGCCATTGCAACCGTTCTTGAAGATATCAAGTTTTCACGTCCCATGACCCACGACCTTTTTAAGAACGTTATGAATACACTGGACGTCAAGATAGAAAAGATCGTGGTAAACGACCTCAAAGACAACACCTACTACGCGAAGATATATCTATCCTCCGGGGGTAAGGGCTTTGAGATAGACTCAAGGCCGAGCGACGCCATAGCGATAGCGCTGAGGACCGAAGCGAAGATATTCATGGAGGAATCGGTAATAGAGAAATCGAGGAAGATCGACCTCACAAGGCCGGAAGACCTTCACAGCGAAGAGGCGAAGAAGAAATGGGCGGAGATACTCGACAATCTCGATCCCGATGACTTCGGCAAGTACAAGATGTGA
- a CDS encoding dihydroorotate dehydrogenase electron transfer subunit produces MKAKILSNREAAPGYFRLAVSATEALLRGRPGQFVMVRGEGWETDPLLRRPFSIYRFRKGMEAVEILYRAVGRGTRLLSQMKAGDAIDILGPLGNGFPDLPEGRRSLLVAGGAGVAPLISVAEAKGGSARLIMGGKTKDDISYVFEDERELGIDVTYATEDGSFGKMGTSISAMKEEASPGDTVFACGPLKMLREVERLSREMGFTSYVSYEERMGCGTGLCFGCVVMGAGGEYQRVCKDGPVFDVNELSWKDIEDID; encoded by the coding sequence ATGAAGGCGAAAATATTATCGAATAGGGAGGCCGCCCCGGGCTACTTCAGACTCGCCGTCTCGGCTACGGAGGCGCTTCTCAGGGGAAGGCCGGGGCAGTTTGTCATGGTCAGGGGCGAAGGGTGGGAGACAGATCCCCTCCTGAGGAGGCCCTTTTCGATATACCGATTCCGAAAGGGTATGGAAGCCGTTGAGATACTCTACCGAGCGGTGGGGAGGGGAACGAGACTCCTCTCCCAAATGAAGGCGGGGGATGCAATTGACATCCTTGGGCCCCTCGGAAACGGCTTTCCCGATCTGCCGGAGGGGAGAAGGTCGCTTCTTGTGGCAGGGGGGGCCGGCGTCGCCCCACTGATCTCCGTTGCGGAGGCGAAGGGCGGATCGGCGCGCCTCATCATGGGAGGCAAGACCAAAGACGATATATCGTATGTCTTCGAGGACGAAAGGGAGCTTGGAATAGACGTGACTTACGCCACGGAGGACGGGAGCTTCGGAAAGATGGGGACTTCCATTTCCGCCATGAAGGAGGAGGCCTCCCCCGGCGATACGGTCTTTGCCTGCGGGCCGTTAAAGATGTTGAGGGAGGTTGAGAGACTCTCCAGAGAAATGGGCTTTACCTCCTACGTCTCCTACGAGGAGAGGATGGGGTGCGGAACGGGACTCTGCTTCGGGTGCGTTGTCATGGGGGCCGGCGGGGAGTATCAGCGCGTATGCAAGGACGGCCCGGTCTTTGACGTCAACGAGCTTTCCTGGAAGGATATTGAGGATATTGATTAG
- a CDS encoding dihydroorotate dehydrogenase: MVDLSVNMFGIDFKNPVFAASGTAGYGIELVHYIDLEKIGALITKGVSPKPKSGNPQPRIIETPSGILNSIGLQNIGVKRLIDEVLPELEKYDTSVIVNIFGDDIDGYINVAGAFLNEDRVDALEVNLSCPNVKEGGIAFGRDPKISAEITSAVVEASQKPVIAKLTPNVTDIAPIAKAVEEAGAAAVSVVNTLLGMAVDVETRRPYFKNVTAGLSGPAIRPVALRFVWETARAVKIPVIGIGGITSGKDALEFIMAGAAAVQVGSANLVDPGVISNVIDEIEDYCTKNGISDLKEIRGIIKEEI, translated from the coding sequence ATGGTTGACCTTTCAGTAAACATGTTCGGGATCGATTTTAAAAACCCGGTCTTTGCCGCGTCCGGGACGGCGGGCTATGGCATCGAGCTTGTTCACTATATCGACCTCGAAAAAATCGGCGCATTGATAACAAAGGGGGTATCTCCAAAGCCTAAGTCGGGAAATCCCCAACCGAGGATTATAGAGACTCCTTCCGGGATCTTAAACTCCATAGGCCTCCAGAACATCGGCGTGAAAAGGCTCATAGATGAAGTCCTGCCGGAGCTTGAAAAATATGATACGAGTGTTATAGTAAACATTTTCGGCGACGACATCGACGGCTACATTAATGTAGCGGGCGCCTTTCTCAACGAGGATCGGGTGGACGCTCTGGAGGTCAACCTCTCCTGCCCGAACGTCAAGGAGGGGGGAATAGCCTTCGGGAGGGACCCGAAGATCTCGGCCGAGATAACCTCCGCCGTCGTCGAGGCGTCTCAAAAGCCTGTGATCGCAAAATTGACGCCCAACGTGACCGACATAGCACCGATAGCCAAGGCGGTGGAGGAGGCGGGGGCAGCGGCGGTCTCCGTCGTAAACACCCTTTTGGGAATGGCCGTTGACGTCGAAACCCGAAGGCCCTATTTCAAGAACGTGACGGCGGGACTTTCGGGCCCCGCTATAAGGCCGGTGGCACTGAGGTTCGTCTGGGAAACGGCGAGGGCGGTTAAGATTCCGGTCATCGGGATCGGCGGAATAACATCCGGAAAGGACGCCCTGGAGTTCATCATGGCCGGGGCAGCGGCCGTTCAGGTGGGAAGCGCAAACCTGGTAGACCCGGGGGTCATATCGAATGTGATCGACGAAATAGAAGATTACTGTACTAAAAATGGAATCTCTGACCTGAAGGAGATCAGAGGGATCATAAAAGAGGAGATTTGA
- a CDS encoding endonuclease V: MSKKRYLWIAVIAYAILIFIGSSIPGSRIKAGPPGFDKLIHLFEYLILSALLFAALASGRERGSFKNYLLLSFLLASLYGVSDEIHQLFVKGRFFEPLDIFMDSVGSLVGSYWGFKVSTRKKDPWDMDYLKAKQVQEELKKKLVLEGDLKKVKLVAGADVSFDTKSKKGKDQIFAAVVVMDIDTFEVVDSAHHSMKIDFPYIPGLLSFREGPAIVRAFEKLKILPQAVIFDGQGIAHQRRFGLASHMGVVLGIPSVGCAKTRLVGKYGEVGLKKGSKTQLTQDGELLGYVVRTKRGVKPLFVSPGNLISREGAVDLVLSSVGKYRLPEPIRAAHNLANRLRREFKEGEK; this comes from the coding sequence GTGTCAAAAAAGAGATACCTCTGGATCGCAGTTATAGCATACGCGATCCTTATTTTTATAGGCTCGTCAATTCCGGGAAGCCGGATAAAGGCCGGCCCTCCCGGCTTTGACAAGCTGATACACCTGTTCGAGTATCTCATTCTATCCGCGCTCCTGTTTGCCGCCCTCGCATCGGGGCGTGAAAGAGGCAGCTTTAAAAACTACCTTCTCCTCTCTTTCCTGCTCGCCTCACTCTACGGCGTATCGGACGAGATTCATCAGCTTTTCGTCAAAGGGAGGTTCTTCGAGCCGCTTGATATCTTTATGGATTCGGTCGGCTCCCTTGTTGGCTCATACTGGGGTTTCAAGGTTTCGACGAGAAAGAAAGACCCATGGGACATGGACTACCTGAAGGCGAAACAGGTTCAGGAGGAGCTTAAAAAGAAGCTCGTTCTCGAGGGGGACTTAAAAAAGGTCAAGCTTGTCGCCGGGGCGGACGTATCGTTTGATACCAAATCGAAGAAAGGAAAAGACCAGATATTCGCCGCGGTAGTCGTTATGGACATAGATACATTCGAGGTCGTCGATTCCGCCCACCATTCCATGAAGATAGATTTTCCATACATTCCGGGCCTCCTCTCTTTCAGGGAGGGGCCGGCCATAGTCAGGGCCTTCGAGAAGCTGAAGATCCTACCCCAGGCCGTAATATTCGACGGACAGGGGATCGCACACCAGAGGAGATTCGGCCTCGCATCCCACATGGGGGTGGTCTTGGGCATTCCCTCGGTCGGCTGCGCAAAGACAAGGCTCGTTGGCAAATACGGCGAGGTCGGCCTTAAGAAGGGGAGCAAGACGCAACTCACCCAAGACGGCGAACTTTTGGGTTACGTGGTAAGGACGAAGAGAGGCGTAAAGCCACTCTTCGTCTCACCGGGAAACCTCATAAGCCGCGAGGGAGCTGTGGATCTGGTCCTCTCCTCCGTGGGGAAGTACAGGCTCCCGGAGCCGATAAGGGCGGCCCACAACCTTGCAAACAGGTTGAGGAGAGAGTTCAAGGAGGGCGAAAAATGA
- a CDS encoding GNAT family N-acetyltransferase translates to MINRSHIALLFVDSEFQGNGIGRGLIRYGIDLSLKKCSYLDTITVSSSA, encoded by the coding sequence ATGATTAACAGAAGCCATATCGCCCTCCTTTTCGTGGATTCCGAGTTTCAGGGAAACGGTATCGGCAGGGGCCTTATACGGTATGGGATTGATTTATCCCTAAAGAAATGTTCCTACCTGGATACTATTACTGTAAGCTCCTCCGCCTAA
- a CDS encoding RND family transporter: MNRVTDFIIKMRIPILIFVFIVTVFFAFQLKDLRIDNSVEGFVVDDDPDKIYFEKFRETFGSDELIIIGFEVESVFDSEFLSLIDKITRKLEKYKYIDEVISLTNVKEIRGSEGLLEVNDLINHVPTSEEEMKRLMDAVYENPLHLNYLIDEKERVTAIYAILPEKKIEERLKEKMVEDVREMLNEVVPDNIDFYVAGTPPIKRDMGSFLKRDQMVFTPLTFFLMALILYLAYRSVKCTVLPLFMVIIVLTWALGFIAITGRPITVVLSMLQPLLIVMTVAHSIHLLSHYNENNLMIEDKFKSLRTTLTHMLLPCSLTTITTAFGFSSLGISKIPPIKDFGFFTAIGVVFAFAIVLTVVPIILFYIKAPKVKVVDKKTAGLTERVLKGLLLFVMKRKVHVVLTCILITAFSIFGIFKIEIETDFIKYFKKDSDIYVSTFFIQEHLTGTSSLNVVIEGNEEGVIKEPRVLYQMEKLQKYLESKPQVRKTISILDFLKDMNKAMHDGDPKYYTIPETRNLVAQYLLLYSMSGDPDDFDRFVDFTYEKGTVTTRLIHMSSQELRKFINETKDYCENNFTDDLTVRVTGDTVLYNNMDRSMVDGQIKSILLALFTIFLVMSLVFRSFYLGSLSMIPNLIPIFLTLGLMGWMGIHLNTSTIMIGSVAIGIAVDDTIHFMTRYFREIREGRDVESAIKNTLMNTGKPIIFTTMVVGSGFFVLLFASFVPVKWFGSLTAFTMFSALIGDLIVLPVILLIARPKFRGWGSFMLDK; the protein is encoded by the coding sequence ATGAACAGAGTAACAGATTTCATTATTAAAATGAGAATCCCGATTCTCATTTTTGTCTTTATTGTCACTGTCTTTTTCGCCTTTCAGTTGAAAGATCTCAGGATAGACAACTCGGTCGAGGGTTTCGTGGTAGATGACGATCCGGACAAAATCTACTTTGAGAAATTCAGGGAGACCTTTGGGAGCGACGAGTTGATAATCATCGGCTTCGAGGTGGAAAGCGTTTTCGATTCGGAATTTCTCTCCTTGATTGACAAAATAACAAGAAAACTCGAAAAGTATAAATATATTGATGAGGTCATAAGCCTCACCAATGTCAAGGAGATTCGCGGCTCCGAAGGCCTCTTGGAGGTGAACGATTTGATAAATCACGTCCCCACTTCCGAAGAGGAGATGAAGCGCCTGATGGATGCGGTTTATGAAAATCCCCTCCACCTCAACTACCTTATCGATGAAAAAGAGCGAGTGACGGCAATATACGCTATACTTCCGGAGAAAAAAATTGAGGAGCGCCTCAAGGAAAAGATGGTGGAGGACGTAAGAGAGATGCTTAACGAGGTTGTGCCCGATAACATCGACTTTTACGTGGCCGGCACGCCACCCATCAAGAGGGATATGGGAAGCTTCCTGAAGAGGGACCAGATGGTCTTTACGCCCTTGACCTTTTTCCTCATGGCCCTGATACTCTATTTAGCCTACAGAAGCGTTAAGTGTACGGTACTGCCCCTGTTTATGGTAATTATAGTCCTTACGTGGGCTCTGGGATTCATCGCGATAACGGGAAGGCCCATAACCGTGGTCCTTTCCATGCTGCAGCCCCTTTTGATCGTCATGACCGTGGCCCATTCCATCCATCTCCTGTCGCATTACAACGAGAACAACCTGATGATAGAGGATAAATTTAAATCCCTCAGGACCACCCTGACTCACATGCTGCTTCCCTGTTCCCTGACGACAATAACTACGGCCTTCGGTTTTTCTTCCCTCGGCATCAGTAAAATCCCGCCGATCAAGGATTTCGGATTCTTTACCGCTATAGGGGTCGTCTTCGCATTCGCAATAGTCCTCACCGTCGTACCGATAATCCTCTTCTACATCAAAGCGCCGAAGGTCAAGGTTGTCGATAAAAAGACGGCGGGGTTGACGGAAAGGGTTCTCAAAGGCCTTTTACTTTTCGTGATGAAGAGGAAAGTCCATGTTGTATTGACGTGTATCTTGATAACGGCCTTTTCGATTTTTGGGATCTTTAAAATAGAGATAGAAACCGATTTCATAAAGTACTTCAAGAAGGACAGCGATATTTATGTATCCACGTTCTTCATACAGGAGCACCTCACCGGGACGAGCTCCCTTAACGTCGTAATCGAGGGGAACGAGGAGGGAGTGATAAAGGAGCCCCGTGTGCTGTATCAGATGGAGAAGCTCCAGAAATACCTCGAATCGAAGCCTCAGGTAAGAAAGACGATATCGATCCTGGACTTCCTGAAGGATATGAACAAGGCTATGCACGACGGGGATCCGAAATATTACACAATCCCGGAGACGAGAAACCTCGTCGCCCAATACCTCCTCCTTTACTCCATGAGCGGCGATCCGGACGATTTCGATCGATTCGTCGATTTCACCTATGAGAAGGGAACGGTGACCACAAGGCTCATTCACATGAGCTCCCAGGAGTTGAGGAAGTTTATCAATGAAACAAAAGATTACTGCGAAAACAACTTCACGGACGACCTCACGGTGAGGGTCACAGGGGATACCGTCCTCTACAACAACATGGACAGGTCAATGGTCGACGGTCAAATAAAGAGCATACTATTGGCCCTTTTTACGATCTTTTTGGTTATGTCTTTGGTGTTTAGGTCGTTCTACCTCGGGTCGTTGAGCATGATACCGAACCTGATCCCCATATTTTTAACACTGGGTCTTATGGGCTGGATGGGTATCCATCTCAACACGTCAACCATTATGATAGGGAGCGTCGCCATAGGAATAGCCGTTGACGACACTATACACTTCATGACACGATACTTCAGGGAGATAAGAGAGGGAAGAGACGTCGAGAGCGCCATCAAAAACACGTTGATGAACACGGGCAAGCCGATAATATTTACGACCATGGTTGTGGGCAGCGGTTTTTTCGTTCTCCTGTTCGCAAGCTTCGTACCGGTCAAGTGGTTCGGATCACTGACAGCGTTTACCATGTTCAGCGCCCTTATAGGAGACCTGATCGTGCTTCCGGTAATCCTTCTGATTGCCCGACCAAAGTTTCGGGGCTGGGGAAGTTTTATGCTTGATAAGTAA